The following coding sequences lie in one Vanacampus margaritifer isolate UIUO_Vmar chromosome 16, RoL_Vmar_1.0, whole genome shotgun sequence genomic window:
- the macroh2a1 gene encoding core histone macro-H2A.1 isoform X3 codes for MSSRGGKKKLTKTSRSTKAGVIFPVGRMLRYIKRGLPKYRIGVGAPVYLAAVLEYLTAEILELAGNAARDNKKGRVTPRHILLAIANDEELNQLLKGVTIAAGGVLPNIHPELLAKKRGAKGKLETPLSPAPEKKAKPPAKKTPGKKMAGKKGAGKAKKQGEASKTASADSTTEGSPADSFTVLSTKSLFLGQKLQVVQADISVVESDAVVHPTNSALYTGGEVGSALEKKGGKELAEAVLEMKKKNGPLDVAGAVLTAGFGLPAKYVIHCNSPAWGSDKCEEMLDKTVKNCLALADDKKLKSVAFPSIGSGRNGFPKQTAAQVILKAISSYFVASMSSSIKTVYFVLFDSESIGIYVQEMAKLEAT; via the exons ATGTCGAGCCGAGGAGGCAAGAAGAAGCTGACCAAGACGTCGCGCTCCACCAAGGCGGGCGTCATCTTCCCGGTGGGCCGCATGCTGCGTTACATCAAGCGCGGCCTGCCCAAGTACCGCATCGGGGTGGGCGCGCCCGTCTACCTGGCGGCCGTGCTGGAGTACCTGACCG CCGAGATCCTGGAATTGGCGGGCAACGCGGCCCGAGACAACAAGAAGGGTCGCGTCACGCCGCGACACATTCTGCTCGCCATCGCCAACGACGAGGAACTCAACCAG CTCCTGAAGGGCGTGACCATCGCGGCGGGCGGCGTCCTGCCCAACATCCACCCCGAGCTCCTGGCCAAGAAGCGGGGGGCCAAGGGCAAGCTGGAGACGCCCCTTTCGCCCGCCCCCGAGAAGAAAGCCAAGCCGCCGGCCAAGAAGACGCCCGGCAAGAAAATGGCCGGCAAGAAGGGCGCCGGCAAGGCCAAG AAGCAGGGCGAGGCCAGCAAGACGGCGTCGGCGGACAGCACCACAGAGGGATCGCCGGCGGACAGCTTCACCGTTCTGTCCACCAAGAGCCTCTTCCTGGGTCAAAAG TTGCAAGTTGTCCAAGCCGACATTTCCGTAGTGGAGAGCGACGCTGTCGTTCACCCGACCAACTCGGCCCTCTATACGGGCGGTGAAGTAG GTTCTGCCCTGGAAAAGAAGGGCGGCAAGGAGTTAGCTGAAGCGGTGCtggagatgaagaaaaaaaacgggccCCTGGATGTGGCGGGAG CGGTGTTGACCGCCGGCTTCGGCCTTCCCGCCAAATACGTCATCCACTGCAACAGTCCGGCGTGGGGCTCCGACAAGTGCGAGGAGATGCTGGACAAGACGGTGAAGAACTGCTTGGCGCTGGCCGACGACAAGAAACTCAAGTCGGTGGCGTTCCCGTCCATCGGCAGCGGAAG GAACGGCTTCCCCAAGCAGACGGCGGCGCAGGTCATCCTCAAGGCCATCTCCAGCTACTTCGTGGCCAGCATGTCGTCCAGCATCAAGACGGTTTACTTTGTGCTCTTCGACAGCGAGAGCATCGGCATCTACGTGCAGGAAATGGCCAAGCTGGAGGCCACTTAG
- the macroh2a1 gene encoding core histone macro-H2A.1 isoform X2, with translation MSSRGGKKKLTKTSRSTKAGVIFPVGRMLRYIKRGLPKYRIGVGAPVYLAAVLEYLTAEILELAGNAARDNKKGRVTPRHILLAIANDEELNQLLKGVTIAAGGVLPNIHPELLAKKRGAKGKLETPLSPAPEKKAKPPAKKTPGKKMAGKKGAGKAKQGEASKTASADSTTEGSPADSFTVLSTKSLFLGQKLNLIHSEVSNLAGFDVEGVINPTNAELELKDDLGSALEKKGGKELAEAVLEMKKKNGPLDVAGAVLTAGFGLPAKYVIHCNSPAWGSDKCEEMLDKTVKNCLALADDKKLKSVAFPSIGSGRNGFPKQTAAQVILKAISSYFVASMSSSIKTVYFVLFDSESIGIYVQEMAKLEAT, from the exons ATGTCGAGCCGAGGAGGCAAGAAGAAGCTGACCAAGACGTCGCGCTCCACCAAGGCGGGCGTCATCTTCCCGGTGGGCCGCATGCTGCGTTACATCAAGCGCGGCCTGCCCAAGTACCGCATCGGGGTGGGCGCGCCCGTCTACCTGGCGGCCGTGCTGGAGTACCTGACCG CCGAGATCCTGGAATTGGCGGGCAACGCGGCCCGAGACAACAAGAAGGGTCGCGTCACGCCGCGACACATTCTGCTCGCCATCGCCAACGACGAGGAACTCAACCAG CTCCTGAAGGGCGTGACCATCGCGGCGGGCGGCGTCCTGCCCAACATCCACCCCGAGCTCCTGGCCAAGAAGCGGGGGGCCAAGGGCAAGCTGGAGACGCCCCTTTCGCCCGCCCCCGAGAAGAAAGCCAAGCCGCCGGCCAAGAAGACGCCCGGCAAGAAAATGGCCGGCAAGAAGGGCGCCGGCAAGGCCAAG CAGGGCGAGGCCAGCAAGACGGCGTCGGCGGACAGCACCACAGAGGGATCGCCGGCGGACAGCTTCACCGTTCTGTCCACCAAGAGCCTCTTCCTGGGTCAAAAG CTCAACCTCATCCACAGCGAGGTCAGTAACTTGGCTGGCTTTGACGTGGAGGGGGTCATCAACCCCACCAACGCCGAACTTGAGCTAAAAGACGACCTAg GTTCTGCCCTGGAAAAGAAGGGCGGCAAGGAGTTAGCTGAAGCGGTGCtggagatgaagaaaaaaaacgggccCCTGGATGTGGCGGGAG CGGTGTTGACCGCCGGCTTCGGCCTTCCCGCCAAATACGTCATCCACTGCAACAGTCCGGCGTGGGGCTCCGACAAGTGCGAGGAGATGCTGGACAAGACGGTGAAGAACTGCTTGGCGCTGGCCGACGACAAGAAACTCAAGTCGGTGGCGTTCCCGTCCATCGGCAGCGGAAG GAACGGCTTCCCCAAGCAGACGGCGGCGCAGGTCATCCTCAAGGCCATCTCCAGCTACTTCGTGGCCAGCATGTCGTCCAGCATCAAGACGGTTTACTTTGTGCTCTTCGACAGCGAGAGCATCGGCATCTACGTGCAGGAAATGGCCAAGCTGGAGGCCACTTAG
- the macroh2a1 gene encoding core histone macro-H2A.1 isoform X1 translates to MSSRGGKKKLTKTSRSTKAGVIFPVGRMLRYIKRGLPKYRIGVGAPVYLAAVLEYLTAEILELAGNAARDNKKGRVTPRHILLAIANDEELNQLLKGVTIAAGGVLPNIHPELLAKKRGAKGKLETPLSPAPEKKAKPPAKKTPGKKMAGKKGAGKAKKQGEASKTASADSTTEGSPADSFTVLSTKSLFLGQKLNLIHSEVSNLAGFDVEGVINPTNAELELKDDLGSALEKKGGKELAEAVLEMKKKNGPLDVAGAVLTAGFGLPAKYVIHCNSPAWGSDKCEEMLDKTVKNCLALADDKKLKSVAFPSIGSGRNGFPKQTAAQVILKAISSYFVASMSSSIKTVYFVLFDSESIGIYVQEMAKLEAT, encoded by the exons ATGTCGAGCCGAGGAGGCAAGAAGAAGCTGACCAAGACGTCGCGCTCCACCAAGGCGGGCGTCATCTTCCCGGTGGGCCGCATGCTGCGTTACATCAAGCGCGGCCTGCCCAAGTACCGCATCGGGGTGGGCGCGCCCGTCTACCTGGCGGCCGTGCTGGAGTACCTGACCG CCGAGATCCTGGAATTGGCGGGCAACGCGGCCCGAGACAACAAGAAGGGTCGCGTCACGCCGCGACACATTCTGCTCGCCATCGCCAACGACGAGGAACTCAACCAG CTCCTGAAGGGCGTGACCATCGCGGCGGGCGGCGTCCTGCCCAACATCCACCCCGAGCTCCTGGCCAAGAAGCGGGGGGCCAAGGGCAAGCTGGAGACGCCCCTTTCGCCCGCCCCCGAGAAGAAAGCCAAGCCGCCGGCCAAGAAGACGCCCGGCAAGAAAATGGCCGGCAAGAAGGGCGCCGGCAAGGCCAAG AAGCAGGGCGAGGCCAGCAAGACGGCGTCGGCGGACAGCACCACAGAGGGATCGCCGGCGGACAGCTTCACCGTTCTGTCCACCAAGAGCCTCTTCCTGGGTCAAAAG CTCAACCTCATCCACAGCGAGGTCAGTAACTTGGCTGGCTTTGACGTGGAGGGGGTCATCAACCCCACCAACGCCGAACTTGAGCTAAAAGACGACCTAg GTTCTGCCCTGGAAAAGAAGGGCGGCAAGGAGTTAGCTGAAGCGGTGCtggagatgaagaaaaaaaacgggccCCTGGATGTGGCGGGAG CGGTGTTGACCGCCGGCTTCGGCCTTCCCGCCAAATACGTCATCCACTGCAACAGTCCGGCGTGGGGCTCCGACAAGTGCGAGGAGATGCTGGACAAGACGGTGAAGAACTGCTTGGCGCTGGCCGACGACAAGAAACTCAAGTCGGTGGCGTTCCCGTCCATCGGCAGCGGAAG GAACGGCTTCCCCAAGCAGACGGCGGCGCAGGTCATCCTCAAGGCCATCTCCAGCTACTTCGTGGCCAGCATGTCGTCCAGCATCAAGACGGTTTACTTTGTGCTCTTCGACAGCGAGAGCATCGGCATCTACGTGCAGGAAATGGCCAAGCTGGAGGCCACTTAG
- the macroh2a1 gene encoding core histone macro-H2A.1 isoform X4, translated as MSSRGGKKKLTKTSRSTKAGVIFPVGRMLRYIKRGLPKYRIGVGAPVYLAAVLEYLTAEILELAGNAARDNKKGRVTPRHILLAIANDEELNQLLKGVTIAAGGVLPNIHPELLAKKRGAKGKLETPLSPAPEKKAKPPAKKTPGKKMAGKKGAGKAKQGEASKTASADSTTEGSPADSFTVLSTKSLFLGQKLQVVQADISVVESDAVVHPTNSALYTGGEVGSALEKKGGKELAEAVLEMKKKNGPLDVAGAVLTAGFGLPAKYVIHCNSPAWGSDKCEEMLDKTVKNCLALADDKKLKSVAFPSIGSGRNGFPKQTAAQVILKAISSYFVASMSSSIKTVYFVLFDSESIGIYVQEMAKLEAT; from the exons ATGTCGAGCCGAGGAGGCAAGAAGAAGCTGACCAAGACGTCGCGCTCCACCAAGGCGGGCGTCATCTTCCCGGTGGGCCGCATGCTGCGTTACATCAAGCGCGGCCTGCCCAAGTACCGCATCGGGGTGGGCGCGCCCGTCTACCTGGCGGCCGTGCTGGAGTACCTGACCG CCGAGATCCTGGAATTGGCGGGCAACGCGGCCCGAGACAACAAGAAGGGTCGCGTCACGCCGCGACACATTCTGCTCGCCATCGCCAACGACGAGGAACTCAACCAG CTCCTGAAGGGCGTGACCATCGCGGCGGGCGGCGTCCTGCCCAACATCCACCCCGAGCTCCTGGCCAAGAAGCGGGGGGCCAAGGGCAAGCTGGAGACGCCCCTTTCGCCCGCCCCCGAGAAGAAAGCCAAGCCGCCGGCCAAGAAGACGCCCGGCAAGAAAATGGCCGGCAAGAAGGGCGCCGGCAAGGCCAAG CAGGGCGAGGCCAGCAAGACGGCGTCGGCGGACAGCACCACAGAGGGATCGCCGGCGGACAGCTTCACCGTTCTGTCCACCAAGAGCCTCTTCCTGGGTCAAAAG TTGCAAGTTGTCCAAGCCGACATTTCCGTAGTGGAGAGCGACGCTGTCGTTCACCCGACCAACTCGGCCCTCTATACGGGCGGTGAAGTAG GTTCTGCCCTGGAAAAGAAGGGCGGCAAGGAGTTAGCTGAAGCGGTGCtggagatgaagaaaaaaaacgggccCCTGGATGTGGCGGGAG CGGTGTTGACCGCCGGCTTCGGCCTTCCCGCCAAATACGTCATCCACTGCAACAGTCCGGCGTGGGGCTCCGACAAGTGCGAGGAGATGCTGGACAAGACGGTGAAGAACTGCTTGGCGCTGGCCGACGACAAGAAACTCAAGTCGGTGGCGTTCCCGTCCATCGGCAGCGGAAG GAACGGCTTCCCCAAGCAGACGGCGGCGCAGGTCATCCTCAAGGCCATCTCCAGCTACTTCGTGGCCAGCATGTCGTCCAGCATCAAGACGGTTTACTTTGTGCTCTTCGACAGCGAGAGCATCGGCATCTACGTGCAGGAAATGGCCAAGCTGGAGGCCACTTAG